A genome region from Astyanax mexicanus isolate ESR-SI-001 chromosome 19, AstMex3_surface, whole genome shotgun sequence includes the following:
- the LOC103042929 gene encoding uncharacterized protein LOC103042929 isoform X3 has translation MALWRTLSVVLIITLLTQGIHGSFNASTPGIITTTTFTTTKMTTTPTVNATTSTTTSSPTTAHSTTTTLTSIPTTISSPTALLNATTSTTTSSPTTAHSTTTTLTSIPTTISSSTASLNATTSTTTSSPTTAHSTTTTLTSIPTTISSSTASLNATTSTTTSSPTTAHSTTTTLTSIPTTISSSTASPPACGIASLNYYRGGEKSLASEGAWPWMASLQRNGTHVCGGTLVSEKHVLSSADCFSSSPNASDWTVVLGSHKQNGSNPNSVSISVRNITLSKESENNIAVLELSQKPPLSDYIQPICIETPNLNISTQCWASGWGSGGGVEQALQHFNTSIMDCGSASSSNSSICTGIMPLEQSHKGGPLMCKIGQSWFHVAALSLLSNNTVTTRASTDVHVFTKTSHFASFLKTILNSNAPVSSSLVTAVPSSLVTSVLLLVLLSFHHYT, from the exons ATGGCACTGTGGAGGACATTGAGTGTAGTGCTGATAATCACACTTCTAACACAAG ggATCCATGGAAGCT TCAATGCATCCACACCTGgcatcattactactactacttttaccacTACAAAAATGACTACTACTCCCACTG TCAATGCAAccacttctactactacttcaAGCCCTACTACTGCTCATTCTACAACCACTACACTCACTTCAATCCCTACAACGATCAGTTCTCCCACGGCTTTAC TCAATGCAACCACTTCTACTACTACATCAAGCCCTACTACTGCTCATTCTACAACCACTACACTCACTTCAATCCCTACAACGATCAGTTCTTCCACTGCTTCAC TCAATGCAAccacttctactactacttcaAGCCCTACTACTGCTCATTCTACAACCACTACACTCACTTCAATCCCTACAACAATCAGTTCTTCCACTGCTTCAC TCAATGCAACCACTTCCACTACTACTTCAAGCCCTACTACTGCTCATTCTACAACCACTACACTCACTTCAATCCCTACAACGATCAGTTCTTCCACTGCTTCAC cTCCAGCATGTGGCATTGCCAGTTTGAATTACTATAGAGGAGGGGAAAAGTCTTTGGCATCTGAGGGTGCGTGGCCATGGATGGCCAGCCTGCAACGTAACGGAACTCATGTCTGTGGGGGGACGTTGGTGTCTGAGAAGCATGTCTTGAGCTCGGCGGACTGCTTCTCTAG CTCCCCCAATGCTTCTGACTGGACCGTTGTCCTGGGCAGCCACAAACAGAACGGCTCCAATCCCAACAGTGTCTCAATCAGCGTGAGGAACATCACATTGAGCAAAGAGTCAGAGAATAATATAGCAGTGCTGGAATTGTCTCAGAAACCTCCACTATCAGACTACATTCAGCCCATATGTATAGAAACACCCAACTTAAACATCAGCACTCAATGCTGGGCATCTGGCTGGGGATCTGGAGGAGGAG TTGAGCAAGCTCTTCAGCATTTCAACACTTCTATAATGGACTGTGGGAGCGCATCTTCATCTAACAGCAGCATCTGCACTGGAATCATGCCCTTAGAACAG AGTCATAAAGGAGGTCCTCTGATGTGTAAGATTGGACAGTCTTGGTTCCATGTTGCAGCTTTGTCTCTGCTTAGTAACAACACCGTGACGACTCGTGCTTCAACGGATGTCCACGTCTTCACTAAAACCTCACACTTTGCAAGCTTCCTGAAGACCATACTGAACTCCAATGCACCCGTCTCATCCTCTTTGGTCACAGCCGTCCCATCCTCTTTGGTCACATCTGTCCTACTACTTGTTCTTCTTTCTTTCCACCATTACACTTAA
- the LOC103042929 gene encoding uncharacterized protein LOC103042929 isoform X4 encodes MALWRTLSVVLIITLLTQGIHGSFNASTPGIITTTTFTTTKMTTTPTVDQSLLFVGNLLPVNATTSTTTSSPTTAHSTTTTLTSIPTTISSPTALLNATTSTTTSSPTTAHSTTTTLTSIPTTISSSTASLNATTSTTTSSPTTAHSTTTTLTSIPTTISSSTASPPACGIASLNYYRGGEKSLASEGAWPWMASLQRNGTHVCGGTLVSEKHVLSSADCFSSSPNASDWTVVLGSHKQNGSNPNSVSISVRNITLSKESENNIAVLELSQKPPLSDYIQPICIETPNLNISTQCWASGWGSGGGVEQALQHFNTSIMDCGSASSSNSSICTGIMPLEQSHKGGPLMCKIGQSWFHVAALSLLSNNTVTTRASTDVHVFTKTSHFASFLKTILNSNAPVSSSLVTAVPSSLVTSVLLLVLLSFHHYT; translated from the exons ATGGCACTGTGGAGGACATTGAGTGTAGTGCTGATAATCACACTTCTAACACAAG ggATCCATGGAAGCT TCAATGCATCCACACCTGgcatcattactactactacttttaccacTACAAAAATGACTACTACTCCCACTG TAGATCAATCTCTGTTATTTGTGGGGAACCTACTACCAG TCAATGCAAccacttctactactacttcaAGCCCTACTACTGCTCATTCTACAACCACTACACTCACTTCAATCCCTACAACGATCAGTTCTCCCACGGCTTTAC TCAATGCAACCACTTCTACTACTACATCAAGCCCTACTACTGCTCATTCTACAACCACTACACTCACTTCAATCCCTACAACGATCAGTTCTTCCACTGCTTCAC TCAATGCAAccacttctactactacttcaAGCCCTACTACTGCTCATTCTACAACCACTACACTCACTTCAATCCCTACAACAATCAGTTCTTCCACTGCTTCAC cTCCAGCATGTGGCATTGCCAGTTTGAATTACTATAGAGGAGGGGAAAAGTCTTTGGCATCTGAGGGTGCGTGGCCATGGATGGCCAGCCTGCAACGTAACGGAACTCATGTCTGTGGGGGGACGTTGGTGTCTGAGAAGCATGTCTTGAGCTCGGCGGACTGCTTCTCTAG CTCCCCCAATGCTTCTGACTGGACCGTTGTCCTGGGCAGCCACAAACAGAACGGCTCCAATCCCAACAGTGTCTCAATCAGCGTGAGGAACATCACATTGAGCAAAGAGTCAGAGAATAATATAGCAGTGCTGGAATTGTCTCAGAAACCTCCACTATCAGACTACATTCAGCCCATATGTATAGAAACACCCAACTTAAACATCAGCACTCAATGCTGGGCATCTGGCTGGGGATCTGGAGGAGGAG TTGAGCAAGCTCTTCAGCATTTCAACACTTCTATAATGGACTGTGGGAGCGCATCTTCATCTAACAGCAGCATCTGCACTGGAATCATGCCCTTAGAACAG AGTCATAAAGGAGGTCCTCTGATGTGTAAGATTGGACAGTCTTGGTTCCATGTTGCAGCTTTGTCTCTGCTTAGTAACAACACCGTGACGACTCGTGCTTCAACGGATGTCCACGTCTTCACTAAAACCTCACACTTTGCAAGCTTCCTGAAGACCATACTGAACTCCAATGCACCCGTCTCATCCTCTTTGGTCACAGCCGTCCCATCCTCTTTGGTCACATCTGTCCTACTACTTGTTCTTCTTTCTTTCCACCATTACACTTAA
- the LOC103042929 gene encoding uncharacterized protein LOC103042929 isoform X6, which yields MALWRTLSVVLIITLLTQGIHGSFNASTPGIITTTTFTTTKMTTTPTVDQSLLFVGNLLPVNATTSTTTSSPTTAHSTTTTLTSIPTTISSPTALLNATTSTTTSSPTTAHSTTTTLTSIPTTISSSTASLNATTSTTTSSPTTAHSTTTTLTSIPTTISSSTASPPACGIASLNYYRGGEKSLASEGAWPWMASLQRNGTHVCGGTLVSEKHVLSSADCFSSSPNASDWTVVLGSHKQNGSNPNSVSISVRNITLSKESENNIAVLELSQKPPLSDYIQPICIETPNLNISTQCWASGWGSGGGVEQALQHFNTSIMDCGSASSSNSSICTGIMPLEQSHKGGPLMCKIGQSWFHVAALSLLSNNTVTTRASTDVHVFTKTSHFASFLKTILNSNAPVSSSLVTAVPSSLVTSVLLLVLLSFHHYT from the exons ATGGCACTGTGGAGGACATTGAGTGTAGTGCTGATAATCACACTTCTAACACAAG ggATCCATGGAAGCT TCAATGCATCCACACCTGgcatcattactactactacttttaccacTACAAAAATGACTACTACTCCCACTG TAGATCAATCTCTGTTATTTGTGGGGAACCTACTACCAG TCAATGCAAccacttctactactacttcaAGCCCTACTACTGCTCATTCTACAACCACTACACTCACTTCAATCCCTACAACGATCAGTTCTCCCACGGCTTTAC TCAATGCAACCACTTCTACTACTACATCAAGCCCTACTACTGCTCATTCTACAACCACTACACTCACTTCAATCCCTACAACGATCAGTTCTTCCACTGCTTCAC TCAATGCAACCACTTCCACTACTACTTCAAGCCCTACTACTGCTCATTCTACAACCACTACACTCACTTCAATCCCTACAACGATCAGTTCTTCCACTGCTTCAC cTCCAGCATGTGGCATTGCCAGTTTGAATTACTATAGAGGAGGGGAAAAGTCTTTGGCATCTGAGGGTGCGTGGCCATGGATGGCCAGCCTGCAACGTAACGGAACTCATGTCTGTGGGGGGACGTTGGTGTCTGAGAAGCATGTCTTGAGCTCGGCGGACTGCTTCTCTAG CTCCCCCAATGCTTCTGACTGGACCGTTGTCCTGGGCAGCCACAAACAGAACGGCTCCAATCCCAACAGTGTCTCAATCAGCGTGAGGAACATCACATTGAGCAAAGAGTCAGAGAATAATATAGCAGTGCTGGAATTGTCTCAGAAACCTCCACTATCAGACTACATTCAGCCCATATGTATAGAAACACCCAACTTAAACATCAGCACTCAATGCTGGGCATCTGGCTGGGGATCTGGAGGAGGAG TTGAGCAAGCTCTTCAGCATTTCAACACTTCTATAATGGACTGTGGGAGCGCATCTTCATCTAACAGCAGCATCTGCACTGGAATCATGCCCTTAGAACAG AGTCATAAAGGAGGTCCTCTGATGTGTAAGATTGGACAGTCTTGGTTCCATGTTGCAGCTTTGTCTCTGCTTAGTAACAACACCGTGACGACTCGTGCTTCAACGGATGTCCACGTCTTCACTAAAACCTCACACTTTGCAAGCTTCCTGAAGACCATACTGAACTCCAATGCACCCGTCTCATCCTCTTTGGTCACAGCCGTCCCATCCTCTTTGGTCACATCTGTCCTACTACTTGTTCTTCTTTCTTTCCACCATTACACTTAA
- the LOC103042929 gene encoding uncharacterized protein LOC103042929 isoform X1 → MALWRTLSVVLIITLLTQGIHGSFNASTPGIITTTTFTTTKMTTTPTVDQSLLFVGNLLPVNATTSTTTSSPTTAHSTTTTLTSIPTTISSPTALLNATTSTTTSSPTTAHSTTTTLTSIPTTISSSTASLNATTSTTTSSPTTAHSTTTTLTSIPTTISSSTASLNATTSTTTSSPTTAHSTTTTLTSIPTTISSSTASPPACGIASLNYYRGGEKSLASEGAWPWMASLQRNGTHVCGGTLVSEKHVLSSADCFSSSPNASDWTVVLGSHKQNGSNPNSVSISVRNITLSKESENNIAVLELSQKPPLSDYIQPICIETPNLNISTQCWASGWGSGGGVEQALQHFNTSIMDCGSASSSNSSICTGIMPLEQSHKGGPLMCKIGQSWFHVAALSLLSNNTVTTRASTDVHVFTKTSHFASFLKTILNSNAPVSSSLVTAVPSSLVTSVLLLVLLSFHHYT, encoded by the exons ATGGCACTGTGGAGGACATTGAGTGTAGTGCTGATAATCACACTTCTAACACAAG ggATCCATGGAAGCT TCAATGCATCCACACCTGgcatcattactactactacttttaccacTACAAAAATGACTACTACTCCCACTG TAGATCAATCTCTGTTATTTGTGGGGAACCTACTACCAG TCAATGCAAccacttctactactacttcaAGCCCTACTACTGCTCATTCTACAACCACTACACTCACTTCAATCCCTACAACGATCAGTTCTCCCACGGCTTTAC TCAATGCAACCACTTCTACTACTACATCAAGCCCTACTACTGCTCATTCTACAACCACTACACTCACTTCAATCCCTACAACGATCAGTTCTTCCACTGCTTCAC TCAATGCAAccacttctactactacttcaAGCCCTACTACTGCTCATTCTACAACCACTACACTCACTTCAATCCCTACAACAATCAGTTCTTCCACTGCTTCAC TCAATGCAACCACTTCCACTACTACTTCAAGCCCTACTACTGCTCATTCTACAACCACTACACTCACTTCAATCCCTACAACGATCAGTTCTTCCACTGCTTCAC cTCCAGCATGTGGCATTGCCAGTTTGAATTACTATAGAGGAGGGGAAAAGTCTTTGGCATCTGAGGGTGCGTGGCCATGGATGGCCAGCCTGCAACGTAACGGAACTCATGTCTGTGGGGGGACGTTGGTGTCTGAGAAGCATGTCTTGAGCTCGGCGGACTGCTTCTCTAG CTCCCCCAATGCTTCTGACTGGACCGTTGTCCTGGGCAGCCACAAACAGAACGGCTCCAATCCCAACAGTGTCTCAATCAGCGTGAGGAACATCACATTGAGCAAAGAGTCAGAGAATAATATAGCAGTGCTGGAATTGTCTCAGAAACCTCCACTATCAGACTACATTCAGCCCATATGTATAGAAACACCCAACTTAAACATCAGCACTCAATGCTGGGCATCTGGCTGGGGATCTGGAGGAGGAG TTGAGCAAGCTCTTCAGCATTTCAACACTTCTATAATGGACTGTGGGAGCGCATCTTCATCTAACAGCAGCATCTGCACTGGAATCATGCCCTTAGAACAG AGTCATAAAGGAGGTCCTCTGATGTGTAAGATTGGACAGTCTTGGTTCCATGTTGCAGCTTTGTCTCTGCTTAGTAACAACACCGTGACGACTCGTGCTTCAACGGATGTCCACGTCTTCACTAAAACCTCACACTTTGCAAGCTTCCTGAAGACCATACTGAACTCCAATGCACCCGTCTCATCCTCTTTGGTCACAGCCGTCCCATCCTCTTTGGTCACATCTGTCCTACTACTTGTTCTTCTTTCTTTCCACCATTACACTTAA